A part of Setaria viridis chromosome 8, Setaria_viridis_v4.0, whole genome shotgun sequence genomic DNA contains:
- the LOC117833040 gene encoding V-type proton ATPase 16 kDa proteolipid subunit, with amino-acid sequence MSSGFSGDETAPFFGFLGAAAALVFSCMGAAYGTAKSGVGVASMGVMRPELVMKSIVPVVMAGVLGIYGLIIAVIISTGINPKAKPYYLFDGYAHLSSGLACGLAGLAAGMAIGIVGDAGVRANAQQPKLFVGMILILIFAEALALYGLIVGIILSSRAGQSRAD; translated from the exons ATGTCGTCGGGGTTCAGCGGCGATGAGACGGCCCCCTTCTTCGgcttcctcggcgccgccgccgccctcgtctTCTCAT GCATGGGCGCGGCCTACGGGACGGCGAAGAGCGGCGTCGGCGTGGCGTCCATGGGTGTGATGCGGCCGGAGCTCGTGATGAAGTCAATCGTGCCCGTGGTCATGGCTGGTGTGCTCGGTATCTACGGCCTCATCATCGCCGTCATCATCAGTACTGGGATCAACCCCAAGGCCAAGCCATACTACCTCTTCGATGGCTACGCGCACCTCTCGTCTGGGCTCGCTTGTGGGCTCGCTGGGCTTGCCGCTGGCATGGCCATTGGCATCGTTGGTGACGCTGGAGTCAG GGCAAACGCACAACAGCCGAAGCTATTTGTGGGCATGATCCTCATTCTCATTTTCGCAGAGGCGCTCGCTCTCTACGGTCTCATTGTGGGCATCATCCTCTCATCCCGTGCTGGCCAATCCCGTGCGGATTAG